The following coding sequences lie in one Treponema primitia ZAS-1 genomic window:
- a CDS encoding carbohydrate ABC transporter permease → MKPRSIAQTKTVLTYVALVLIILVVDFPFFQMVSVSFKTRQEALGSTKFFPQQISLDNIIRVWTHTDFPHNILNSLIVAVSSTICCIVIAIIAGYALSRFRGKVFSAYSVLLLLLQLFPSILLLIPLFVIFTKLGLVDTLFSCILAYTTTNLAFSIWMIKGFIDSIPFDLEEAGMIDGCTQFSAFTRLIIPISMPGISTVGIFTFINSWGEYTLASILLRSDSNITLTLGLQKFVMQFTSDWPSLMTASTIATLPTIVFLVFAQKYLVRGMSAGAVKG, encoded by the coding sequence ATGAAGCCCCGGTCAATAGCCCAAACTAAAACCGTTCTTACCTATGTCGCCCTTGTATTGATCATTTTGGTAGTGGATTTCCCGTTCTTCCAGATGGTTTCCGTATCGTTTAAGACCCGGCAGGAAGCCCTGGGGAGCACCAAATTTTTCCCCCAGCAAATTAGTCTGGATAATATTATCCGGGTATGGACCCACACGGACTTCCCACACAATATCTTAAATAGTCTTATTGTCGCGGTGAGTTCCACCATCTGCTGTATCGTAATCGCGATCATTGCCGGGTATGCGCTTTCGCGGTTCCGGGGCAAGGTATTCTCCGCCTATTCGGTTCTGCTGTTGCTGTTGCAGCTCTTCCCCAGTATTCTGCTCCTGATCCCCCTGTTTGTTATATTTACCAAATTGGGGCTGGTTGATACCCTGTTCTCCTGCATTCTCGCCTATACCACCACGAACCTTGCCTTTTCAATCTGGATGATTAAGGGCTTTATCGATTCCATTCCCTTCGACCTGGAAGAGGCCGGCATGATTGACGGATGTACGCAGTTTTCAGCGTTTACCCGTTTGATCATCCCCATTTCAATGCCCGGTATTTCTACGGTTGGTATTTTTACCTTTATCAACTCTTGGGGGGAATACACCCTGGCATCTATTCTGCTCCGCAGCGATTCTAACATTACCCTTACCTTGGGATTGCAGAAATTTGTGATGCAATTTACATCGGATTGGCCGTCTTTGATGACCGCTTCGACTATCGCAACGCTCCCCACTATTGTTTTCCTTGTATTTGCCCAAAAATACCTTGTCCGCGGTATGTCCGCCGGTGCGGTAAAAGGCTAA
- a CDS encoding carbohydrate ABC transporter permease, which translates to MKTKSGTLDLKNSKLGYQLLIPASILIFAISIFPLLRGIGLGFMRYSIRRANAATFNGLDNFIQLLQDKEFYSTLGFSFFYAFAVVIISYVMGMCFALLLNRDIKFRGFFRAMILIPWIIPPVVASTNWTWLLNDQLGFINLVLRQWGLIDKPILFLADPILARITVCFTGAWKSFPFMTIVLLSGLQGIPDELYEAASIDGAGFFRAFRHITVPMLKPVTTISTVLMFIWTFNNFENIYLLTKGGPANATFILPILSYYTAFFRSQLGYASAISTLMLVVLLFMALFYMRALQGETKPKGGKKA; encoded by the coding sequence ATGAAAACTAAGTCCGGTACGCTTGATTTAAAAAATAGCAAACTTGGGTACCAGTTGTTAATTCCTGCGTCCATTCTTATTTTTGCGATCAGTATTTTTCCGTTGCTGCGTGGAATAGGGCTTGGTTTTATGCGGTACAGTATCCGGCGTGCAAATGCGGCAACCTTCAATGGGCTGGATAATTTTATTCAGTTATTACAGGACAAGGAATTTTACAGTACCCTTGGGTTCTCTTTTTTCTACGCCTTTGCGGTGGTGATTATTTCTTATGTCATGGGCATGTGTTTCGCCCTGTTATTAAATCGGGACATCAAGTTTCGTGGATTTTTCCGTGCCATGATCCTGATCCCCTGGATTATCCCTCCGGTTGTGGCGTCCACCAACTGGACTTGGTTGTTAAACGATCAGTTGGGATTTATCAACCTCGTTTTAAGGCAGTGGGGTTTGATCGATAAACCGATTTTGTTTTTAGCGGATCCTATTCTGGCACGTATTACCGTATGCTTTACCGGTGCGTGGAAGTCCTTCCCGTTTATGACCATAGTGCTCCTGTCGGGCCTTCAGGGTATTCCCGACGAACTGTACGAAGCCGCGTCCATTGACGGGGCCGGATTTTTCCGTGCCTTCAGGCACATCACCGTTCCCATGCTGAAACCGGTTACTACGATTAGTACGGTGCTCATGTTTATCTGGACCTTCAATAATTTTGAAAATATTTATCTCCTTACCAAAGGCGGCCCCGCGAACGCGACCTTTATTCTGCCGATCCTTTCGTACTACACGGCGTTCTTCCGTTCCCAGCTGGGATACGCTTCGGCAATATCCACGCTGATGTTGGTGGTACTTCTTTTTATGGCGCTCTTTTATATGCGCGCCCTGCAGGGAGAGACCAAACCCAAGGGAGGGAAAAAAGCATGA
- a CDS encoding ABC transporter substrate-binding protein, with protein sequence MKSVKWILPFVLTAMLVVSFAACNKSGGGSSASSGKREIVFWDMMWGPADTYPDAVQALVNRFNAENTDNIHVTSQVIPWDNFYQVFLTAVTSKKAPDVSTGAFMQSIQFAEMGEGLPLDPIVDQWKKEGNPILNDYSEDIFNLFMYEGKRYGLPWNLDSRQILYRTDYFKQAGITELPKTWAEFERVCTQLKQALPSDVSPLVFPGGGDYSGFQSLFTFLFQNSVGAVDVNGQPDYLNPKVTETLQFINRLYVNGYIPEGIGAYKTLDADKLFQAGKAVMYLGGSMDLKDFSEINSNCAVLPPMAGPSGAPRYYTWVNALEAFSQTKDPEACLTFIKWWLENELTLWTEGGITGLPARQSFRQDPYFSIQWQKKQINDIVLPIATTPVYPAQSIYLPFSIIEGEALPMIGLVRSLVRNPDYKTIQQDVQNSMVNGWKDFE encoded by the coding sequence GTGAAAAGCGTAAAATGGATTTTGCCGTTTGTATTAACGGCGATGCTTGTCGTGTCCTTTGCTGCTTGTAATAAAAGCGGTGGTGGTTCTTCTGCTTCGAGCGGGAAACGGGAAATCGTGTTCTGGGATATGATGTGGGGCCCCGCCGATACCTATCCCGATGCGGTGCAGGCATTGGTGAACCGGTTTAATGCGGAAAATACCGATAACATTCATGTTACTTCCCAGGTCATCCCCTGGGATAACTTTTATCAGGTATTCCTCACTGCGGTAACTTCAAAAAAGGCGCCCGATGTTTCTACCGGCGCTTTTATGCAGTCCATTCAGTTTGCCGAAATGGGCGAAGGGCTTCCCCTTGACCCGATTGTTGATCAATGGAAGAAAGAAGGGAATCCCATCCTGAACGACTACTCCGAAGACATTTTCAATCTGTTCATGTATGAGGGTAAGCGCTATGGGCTCCCGTGGAATCTGGACAGCCGCCAGATTTTGTACCGCACCGATTATTTTAAGCAGGCAGGTATTACGGAGCTTCCAAAAACTTGGGCTGAATTTGAGCGGGTCTGTACCCAGCTGAAACAGGCCCTGCCCTCGGATGTTTCTCCCCTGGTCTTCCCGGGTGGTGGTGATTACTCCGGTTTCCAGTCTCTGTTTACCTTTTTGTTTCAGAATAGCGTAGGCGCCGTCGATGTGAACGGCCAGCCTGATTATCTCAATCCCAAGGTGACTGAAACCTTACAGTTTATTAACCGCCTGTATGTTAACGGCTACATCCCCGAAGGTATCGGCGCTTACAAAACCCTGGACGCCGATAAGCTGTTTCAGGCGGGAAAAGCGGTTATGTATTTGGGTGGTTCCATGGATCTGAAGGATTTTTCCGAGATTAATAGTAACTGCGCTGTGCTTCCGCCCATGGCGGGCCCGAGCGGTGCACCCCGGTATTATACCTGGGTAAACGCCCTGGAAGCTTTCTCCCAGACTAAGGATCCGGAAGCGTGTCTTACCTTTATCAAGTGGTGGCTTGAGAATGAGCTTACCCTCTGGACTGAGGGGGGTATCACCGGGCTTCCCGCACGGCAAAGTTTCCGGCAAGACCCCTACTTCAGCATTCAGTGGCAGAAGAAACAGATCAACGATATTGTATTACCCATCGCAACTACCCCGGTATACCCGGCCCAGAGTATTTATCTTCCCTTCTCTATTATTGAAGGTGAAGCCCTGCCGATGATCGGTCTGGTACGATCCCTGGTACGAAATCCCGACTATAAGACGATCCAGCAGGATGTCCAGAACTCTATGGTTAACGGGTGGAAGGATTTTGAATAG
- a CDS encoding sugar phosphate isomerase/epimerase family protein has translation MKKGYQLYSAREVSKTRDGFISTLEKVASYGYDGVEFFDYADIPAAEIKKILSANHLDAINSHVSLDRWRNNLEQEIGYATEAGIPALTIPYILPEQRTEKNYRDLFRELPAYVGAAKKAGLKVCYHNHDFEYQTLDGQPILDAILSADNGLQLELDTFWTWFAGADPEAYLRKYAGRTPLIHIKDYLDRTKTPPVFCAIGEGKMENGNIVKTANSIGVEWIIVEQDNSLIDPLESARISIENIKKAGW, from the coding sequence ATGAAAAAGGGATATCAACTTTATTCAGCCCGAGAAGTGTCTAAAACCCGTGATGGTTTTATTTCTACCCTGGAGAAAGTGGCCTCCTACGGTTATGATGGGGTGGAATTTTTTGATTATGCGGATATACCTGCGGCGGAGATCAAAAAAATATTGTCCGCCAATCATTTGGATGCGATAAATTCCCATGTCTCTCTGGATCGCTGGCGGAATAATCTGGAGCAGGAAATCGGTTATGCAACGGAAGCGGGTATTCCCGCCCTGACCATCCCCTATATCCTCCCGGAACAGCGTACGGAAAAAAATTACCGGGATCTTTTCAGGGAATTGCCCGCTTATGTGGGGGCTGCTAAAAAAGCGGGGCTTAAGGTTTGTTATCATAACCACGATTTTGAATACCAAACTCTGGATGGGCAGCCGATACTTGATGCCATACTTTCTGCGGATAATGGGCTGCAGCTGGAACTTGATACCTTCTGGACCTGGTTTGCCGGCGCCGATCCGGAGGCATATCTGCGTAAATATGCGGGTCGTACCCCTCTTATACACATTAAAGACTATTTGGATAGGACAAAGACCCCTCCGGTATTTTGCGCCATAGGTGAGGGCAAAATGGAAAACGGGAATATCGTAAAAACCGCCAATAGTATTGGTGTGGAATGGATTATCGTGGAACAGGATAACAGTCTGATTGATCCCCTGGAAAGCGCCCGTATAAGCATAGAAAATATAAAAAAAGCGGGATGGTAA
- the mnmA gene encoding tRNA 2-thiouridine(34) synthase MnmA — protein sequence MVRGKAVIAMSGGVDSSVAAWLMKDGGYECIGITLKLFVNDAVGKPKNNSCCSLDDVNDARAVAYRMDMPHYVLNFTEEFRDRVINRFIKTYEQGATPNPCIDCNRFIKFSRLLERTRQLDFDTIVTGHYARIERDGADGRFLLKRALDTKKDQSYVLYAMTQDQLAHTQFPLGELTKPRVREIAEAQGFVNAKKHDSQDICFVPDRDYGGFIERYTGKRSAEGNIVDEEGRVLGKHRGIIRYTVGQRRGLGIALNEPVYVKAKSVADNTVTLGPEESLYTKSLTANELNLISYARLEKPLRVTVKTRYLQKEQWATAEQTGEDTLRVDFDEPQRAITAGQAVVLYDGDVVVGGGTIKLAT from the coding sequence ATGGTTCGTGGAAAGGCGGTCATAGCCATGTCCGGCGGGGTGGACAGCTCCGTCGCGGCCTGGCTTATGAAAGATGGGGGGTATGAGTGCATCGGCATAACCCTAAAGCTTTTTGTGAACGATGCTGTTGGAAAGCCTAAGAATAATTCTTGTTGTTCCCTGGATGATGTAAACGATGCCCGGGCGGTGGCCTACCGCATGGATATGCCCCATTACGTATTGAACTTTACCGAAGAGTTCCGGGATAGGGTGATAAACCGGTTTATCAAAACCTACGAACAGGGGGCTACCCCCAATCCCTGTATAGACTGCAACCGGTTCATCAAATTTTCCCGGCTCCTTGAACGGACACGACAGCTGGATTTTGATACCATCGTTACCGGCCATTACGCCCGGATAGAACGGGACGGCGCCGATGGCAGGTTCCTCCTGAAGCGGGCCCTGGATACTAAAAAAGATCAGAGCTATGTCCTCTACGCCATGACCCAGGATCAGCTGGCCCATACCCAGTTTCCCCTGGGGGAGCTGACCAAGCCCCGGGTCCGGGAAATAGCCGAAGCCCAGGGTTTTGTGAACGCGAAGAAACACGATAGCCAGGATATCTGCTTTGTACCCGACCGGGATTACGGCGGCTTTATCGAACGGTATACCGGGAAGCGTTCGGCCGAGGGGAATATCGTCGACGAAGAGGGCCGGGTCCTGGGTAAGCACCGGGGTATCATCCGGTATACCGTTGGTCAGCGTCGGGGCCTGGGGATTGCGCTGAACGAACCGGTGTACGTTAAGGCCAAATCGGTGGCGGACAATACGGTTACCCTGGGGCCCGAAGAGTCGCTCTACACAAAATCACTGACCGCCAATGAGCTTAACCTGATTAGCTATGCCCGGCTGGAGAAGCCGTTACGGGTAACCGTTAAGACCCGGTACCTCCAGAAGGAGCAGTGGGCCACGGCGGAACAGACCGGGGAGGATACCCTGCGGGTGGACTTTGATGAACCTCAGCGGGCCATCACTGCGGGCCAGGCGGTGGTGCTCTACGACGGGGATGTGGTAGTGGGCGGCGGGACCATTAAATTAGCTACTTAA
- a CDS encoding hydrolase, with amino-acid sequence MAETNIITRDQAWELFKTYNKDPFHIQHALTVEGVMRWYARDLGYGAEEDFWGIVGLLHDIDFEEFPNEHCIKAPELLRKGGVGEDIIHGVCSHGYELTVDVKPEHEMEKVLYAADELTGLIWAVAIIRPSKSVQDMEVKSVKKKYKTPAFAAGCSRPVIEKGAAMLGWELDKLIEKTILAMRSCEDVVSQG; translated from the coding sequence ATGGCTGAAACTAATATCATAACCCGGGACCAAGCCTGGGAACTGTTTAAGACCTATAATAAGGACCCCTTTCACATCCAGCATGCCCTTACCGTGGAAGGGGTAATGCGCTGGTACGCCCGGGATCTGGGTTACGGAGCGGAAGAGGACTTTTGGGGTATCGTGGGGCTGCTCCACGATATCGATTTTGAGGAATTCCCCAATGAGCACTGTATTAAGGCTCCTGAACTGCTGCGGAAGGGCGGGGTTGGGGAGGATATTATCCACGGGGTATGCAGCCACGGCTATGAGCTGACCGTGGACGTAAAGCCCGAGCATGAGATGGAGAAAGTACTTTACGCAGCGGATGAGCTTACGGGGCTTATCTGGGCGGTGGCTATCATACGGCCCTCCAAGAGCGTGCAGGATATGGAAGTAAAATCGGTTAAGAAGAAGTATAAGACCCCGGCCTTTGCGGCGGGCTGCTCCCGGCCGGTTATCGAGAAGGGGGCCGCCATGCTGGGCTGGGAGCTGGACAAGCTTATCGAAAAAACTATCCTGGCCATGCGTTCCTGCGAAGACGTTGTTTCCCAGGGATGA
- a CDS encoding homoserine O-succinyltransferase, whose translation MPIKIPRTLPAHDALREENVFVITDDRAEHQDIRPLKVGIVNLMPTTVDTEIQLLRLLGNSPLQVDISFLRMGSHESRNAPPGHLERFYVSSEDIIRQNIRFDGLIITGAPVETLPFEEVDYWSELAAVLDYSSRNVWSTLHICWGAQAGLYHRYGVPKLVLSRKLFGVFPHGVNERHTTLFRGFDDEFLAPQSRHTESDRKAIAAIPELTIESETDEVGAFIVTAREGREIYVTGHLEYDPLTLDKEYRRDIGKGLSINVPKNYYPGDDPSKEPVVRWRAHAHLFFNNWLNYVYQETPFNLAEL comes from the coding sequence ATGCCGATTAAGATTCCGAGAACCTTGCCCGCCCACGATGCCCTGCGGGAAGAAAATGTATTTGTTATAACCGACGACAGGGCGGAACATCAGGATATACGTCCCCTTAAAGTGGGGATTGTTAACCTTATGCCTACCACGGTGGATACGGAGATACAGCTTCTCAGGCTTTTGGGCAATAGCCCCCTCCAAGTGGATATCAGCTTCCTCCGCATGGGGAGTCACGAATCCCGGAACGCTCCCCCGGGGCATCTGGAACGGTTTTATGTCAGTTCAGAAGATATTATTCGGCAGAATATCCGTTTTGACGGACTGATCATCACCGGCGCTCCGGTGGAAACCCTGCCCTTTGAGGAAGTGGATTATTGGAGCGAGCTGGCGGCGGTATTGGACTATTCTTCGAGGAATGTCTGGTCCACCCTGCACATCTGCTGGGGCGCCCAGGCAGGACTGTACCACCGTTATGGGGTTCCCAAGCTGGTTTTATCCCGGAAGCTTTTCGGCGTATTCCCCCACGGGGTGAACGAGCGGCATACCACCCTATTCCGGGGCTTTGACGACGAATTCCTGGCCCCCCAGTCCCGGCACACCGAAAGCGACCGTAAGGCCATTGCCGCCATACCGGAGCTAACCATTGAGTCGGAAACCGACGAAGTGGGGGCCTTTATCGTTACCGCCCGGGAAGGCCGGGAAATCTACGTTACGGGCCATCTGGAGTATGACCCCCTGACCCTGGATAAGGAGTATCGCCGGGATATCGGAAAAGGCCTTTCCATTAATGTTCCAAAAAACTACTACCCCGGGGATGACCCTTCCAAGGAGCCGGTGGTCCGCTGGCGGGCCCACGCCCACCTCTTTTTCAATAACTGGCTTAACTACGTCTACCAGGAAACCCCCTTCAATTTGGCGGAATTATAG
- a CDS encoding heme-binding protein, which translates to MDFDTAIDIAEKQEALLQFLHFSRKDVWDLGNVIVSEIFDKKYVLATSIRLINGLIAFQYIPEGTNLNNNFYLTRKFNLVRDKENSSLLTTLRWQKKDEGLAYQGLSPAEYVLCGGGFPIVVKGTGIVAVALVSGLPHLQDHDILVETISRYLGVSGVPRIPLDAGL; encoded by the coding sequence ATGGATTTTGATACTGCCATCGATATTGCAGAGAAACAGGAAGCGCTGCTTCAATTTCTCCATTTTTCCCGGAAGGATGTCTGGGACCTGGGGAATGTGATTGTAAGCGAGATTTTTGACAAAAAGTATGTGCTTGCCACCAGTATCCGTTTGATCAATGGGCTGATTGCTTTTCAGTACATCCCCGAAGGAACCAATCTGAATAATAATTTTTATTTGACCCGAAAATTCAATCTGGTAAGGGATAAGGAAAACAGCAGCCTCCTCACGACCCTGCGGTGGCAGAAGAAGGATGAGGGCCTGGCATACCAGGGGCTGTCTCCGGCAGAATATGTCCTGTGCGGCGGCGGCTTCCCTATTGTGGTAAAGGGAACGGGTATTGTTGCTGTAGCCTTGGTTTCCGGGCTGCCCCATCTGCAGGATCATGATATTTTGGTTGAGACCATCAGCCGTTACCTGGGAGTTTCCGGAGTTCCCCGGATCCCCTTGGACGCAGGACTCTAG
- a CDS encoding M16 family metallopeptidase, protein MHYFKRLALSLVLIPIIFSCATVGKPAVSYGGLGAPTDPIPFTAEARTGVLPSGLKYYILENGMPEGRAYLTLAVNAGSVLEKDDERGLAHFVEHMAFDGTERFPKSDLIEYLRSLGMRWGPEVNAYTSFDQTVYGIEVPVEFDGEGRKGIPDKALAVIDDWTRAISFTPADVDSERPVILEEHRTRRGAGERLSQRLVPIIYRGAPYAERLPIGLPEIIETAPAERLVNFYRTWYRADNMALVFVGDFDGPKLEADLAAHFSISAPTGVLERPVYDLPEPKKGNFAVELFTDPELTHTRIDLFYKLPSDKSAEDLASFRRGIIDLLIDRMLEVRFAEASYNPDTPFTAAGAGLNHVARSSRYYLMIGIAKTGSVEATLNRLLLEKEKMARYGFTAAEIDQTKRSILADIERQVSEKDRQHSSGYLDSFVSHFISGSSVTSIEWDQKAFSALLPGISAEEIAAAAKDYFAYKDLTVFISAPEAEAASLPTPARIRTLVRQSARIRIPRPVNEELDDKLLDTPPTPGSINTESTDTASGTTRWELSNGATVILKETKNKNNEIVLYAMAKGGITAVPEEQIVSADLAAEMLSASGIGPYSRPDLIKKLAEKQVSINFSLSGFMRNVQGSSTRGDLKTLFELLYLTFTQPRIDQDAVTSILDEYRTDLAQRDQNPEAVFFDERTRTIFSDNPWYRPMVLADLERVNVADALAIIRKSLNPADYTFVFTGNLDMNELRSYTETYLASIPRGETWNTWADIKITRPGKLEKAIYKGQEEKSQVIMDWIVPQEYSESGEATAVVLGEYLENRLMEITRKQMGGTYSLSAGVSQSILPPGGELNMYVYFPCDPNRVKELSSAILEELDLIAKGTINQDAFSKSVAALKKSFETSIQENSYISRNYANFSVIYDRPLSRLEKRPELYEAVTARDIQQAVEKLLPRGPVTVILYPENTKEVK, encoded by the coding sequence ATGCACTATTTTAAAAGACTTGCCCTATCCCTTGTACTGATACCGATAATCTTCTCCTGTGCTACGGTGGGAAAACCCGCGGTCAGCTACGGGGGCCTGGGCGCTCCCACGGATCCCATACCTTTTACTGCGGAGGCCCGAACCGGTGTACTCCCCAGCGGGTTGAAGTACTATATCCTGGAAAACGGTATGCCCGAAGGCCGTGCCTACCTGACCCTGGCGGTCAACGCCGGTTCGGTTTTGGAAAAAGACGATGAACGGGGGTTGGCCCATTTTGTGGAGCACATGGCTTTTGACGGCACCGAGCGTTTCCCCAAGTCCGATCTGATAGAGTACCTCCGTTCCCTGGGCATGCGCTGGGGGCCGGAGGTAAATGCCTATACGAGCTTCGACCAGACGGTCTACGGCATTGAAGTTCCGGTAGAATTTGACGGGGAAGGCCGCAAGGGTATCCCCGATAAGGCCCTGGCAGTTATTGACGACTGGACCCGGGCCATCAGCTTTACCCCGGCGGACGTGGACAGCGAGCGGCCTGTTATATTGGAAGAGCACCGAACCCGCCGCGGCGCCGGAGAGCGGCTTTCACAGAGATTGGTCCCCATAATCTACCGGGGCGCCCCCTACGCAGAACGGCTCCCCATAGGGCTCCCGGAAATTATCGAAACCGCCCCGGCGGAACGACTGGTAAATTTTTACCGTACCTGGTACCGGGCGGATAACATGGCCCTGGTCTTTGTGGGCGATTTTGACGGCCCCAAGCTTGAGGCGGATCTTGCCGCCCATTTTTCCATCAGCGCCCCCACGGGCGTCCTGGAAAGGCCCGTCTATGATCTTCCGGAGCCAAAGAAAGGCAACTTTGCTGTGGAACTGTTTACCGACCCGGAACTGACCCACACCCGGATCGACCTGTTTTATAAACTGCCGTCGGATAAATCCGCGGAGGATCTGGCTTCCTTCCGGCGGGGGATAATCGACCTTCTCATTGACCGGATGCTGGAAGTCCGCTTTGCGGAGGCAAGCTATAACCCGGATACTCCCTTTACCGCCGCTGGCGCCGGGCTGAACCATGTCGCAAGGAGTTCCCGGTATTACCTGATGATAGGCATCGCCAAAACCGGCAGCGTTGAGGCAACACTAAACAGGCTGCTTCTGGAGAAAGAGAAAATGGCCCGGTACGGCTTCACCGCTGCAGAAATTGACCAAACCAAACGTTCCATCCTGGCGGATATTGAACGCCAGGTCTCCGAAAAGGACCGGCAGCATTCATCGGGCTACTTAGACAGTTTTGTCTCCCATTTTATCAGCGGTTCCTCCGTTACCAGTATCGAATGGGACCAGAAAGCATTCTCCGCATTACTTCCCGGCATTAGCGCCGAAGAAATCGCCGCTGCCGCTAAGGACTACTTTGCCTATAAGGATCTTACCGTATTCATCAGCGCCCCGGAGGCCGAAGCGGCAAGCCTCCCTACTCCGGCCCGCATCCGTACCTTGGTACGGCAGAGCGCCCGCATCCGCATCCCCCGCCCGGTAAACGAAGAGCTGGACGACAAACTTTTGGATACCCCGCCCACACCCGGGAGCATCAACACAGAAAGCACGGATACTGCGAGCGGAACCACCCGGTGGGAACTCAGCAACGGCGCTACGGTCATCCTTAAGGAAACGAAGAACAAGAACAACGAGATTGTCCTCTATGCTATGGCTAAAGGCGGCATCACCGCCGTACCCGAGGAGCAGATCGTTTCTGCGGATCTTGCCGCAGAAATGCTGAGTGCCTCCGGCATAGGCCCCTATTCCCGGCCGGATCTGATAAAGAAGCTTGCAGAAAAACAGGTTTCCATAAACTTTTCCCTCTCGGGCTTCATGCGGAATGTCCAGGGCTCCTCCACCCGGGGGGATCTGAAAACCCTGTTTGAACTCCTCTATCTCACCTTTACCCAGCCCCGGATAGACCAGGATGCGGTGACATCGATACTCGACGAGTATCGTACCGATCTTGCCCAGCGTGATCAAAACCCCGAGGCTGTCTTCTTTGACGAAAGAACCCGGACTATTTTTAGCGACAACCCCTGGTACCGGCCCATGGTCCTTGCGGATCTGGAAAGGGTAAACGTCGCCGATGCCTTAGCAATTATCCGAAAATCTCTCAATCCTGCGGACTATACGTTTGTATTCACCGGCAACCTGGATATGAACGAACTACGCTCATATACGGAAACCTACCTAGCCTCTATACCCAGGGGTGAAACATGGAACACCTGGGCGGATATAAAGATCACCAGGCCGGGGAAACTCGAAAAGGCTATCTACAAGGGGCAGGAAGAAAAGAGCCAGGTTATTATGGACTGGATAGTACCCCAGGAATATTCCGAATCCGGAGAAGCCACCGCAGTGGTGCTCGGCGAGTACCTTGAGAACAGGCTCATGGAAATAACCCGTAAACAGATGGGAGGAACCTACTCCCTTTCCGCGGGGGTATCCCAATCAATCCTCCCCCCCGGCGGAGAACTCAATATGTACGTCTACTTCCCCTGCGATCCAAACCGGGTAAAGGAACTCAGTTCCGCAATACTGGAGGAGCTGGATCTGATCGCCAAGGGAACCATTAACCAGGACGCATTTAGTAAATCCGTGGCAGCCTTAAAAAAATCCTTCGAGACCTCTATCCAGGAAAACAGCTATATCAGCCGGAACTACGCCAATTTTTCGGTAATCTACGATCGTCCCCTGTCCCGGCTGGAAAAACGCCCTGAACTCTACGAAGCCGTCACGGCCCGCGATATCCAGCAAGCCGTAGAAAAACTATTACCCCGGGGTCCCGTTACGGTGATCCTCTATCCTGAAAATACAAAGGAAGTAAAGTAA
- a CDS encoding nitroreductase family protein: MKKTLCTLALITAVLIAPWQSLSAADADTQAIGVITGHYAPRNFAAGSISRTDLDKILSAAIRAPSASNRQNWHFTVVQNANLAKRIVSNITEGNILIIVSGPGDSKTNGSVILDCGLATQSIYLAAQALGLGSRIYTGPMDTINATLKGELGLPDGYSAAALVRIGRLSPGTDAVSAASSRKSLDSVVSYK, translated from the coding sequence ATGAAAAAAACACTATGCACCCTCGCCCTCATCACCGCTGTCCTCATCGCCCCTTGGCAGAGCCTTAGCGCCGCAGACGCGGACACCCAGGCCATTGGCGTCATCACCGGCCACTACGCTCCCCGGAATTTTGCCGCCGGATCCATAAGCCGCACCGACCTGGACAAGATCCTCTCCGCTGCGATCCGCGCCCCCAGCGCCTCTAACCGCCAGAACTGGCATTTCACCGTAGTACAGAATGCGAACCTGGCCAAACGCATCGTCTCCAACATCACCGAAGGTAACATCCTCATCATCGTCTCCGGCCCCGGTGACAGCAAAACTAACGGATCAGTAATACTGGACTGCGGCCTGGCCACCCAAAGCATCTATCTGGCCGCCCAAGCCCTGGGCCTCGGTTCCCGAATCTACACCGGTCCCATGGACACCATCAACGCCACCCTCAAGGGTGAACTCGGCCTCCCCGATGGCTACAGCGCTGCAGCCCTGGTACGCATAGGCCGCCTCTCCCCCGGAACAGACGCAGTCAGCGCCGCCTCCAGCAGGAAATCCCTGGACAGCGTGGTGAGTTACAAGTAA